One Nocardioidaceae bacterium SCSIO 66511 genomic window carries:
- the tkt gene encoding transketolase, which yields MDAVQKVGNGHPGTAMSLAPAAYLIYNRLMRHDPADPEWIARDRFVLSCGHSSLTQYIQLYLTGYGLELTDLESLRTWGSLTPGHPEHGHTKGVEVTTGPLGQGVGNAVGMAMAARRQRGLLDPDAAEGQSPFDHHVYVIASDGDLEEGVASEASSLAGHQQLGNLTVLYDDNRISIEDDTAVAFSEDVAKRYEAYGWHVQTVDWTNDGTRYEEDVQALYDAYRAAEAVTDKPSFIVLRTIIAWPAPNKQNTGASHGSALGEDEVRATKEILGFDPDKTFDVDPDVIAHTRKALDRGREASTEWANQYTTWAAANPERNRLLQRLEARALPDGWDSELPTFPADAKGVATRKASGEFLSAAAPKLPELWGGSADLAGSNNTTPKGEPSFLPAEHSTKEFSGDEYGRVLHFGIREHGMGAVLNGIALSGLTRPYGGTFLVFSDYMRPSVRLAALMELPVTYVWTHDSIGLGEDGPTHQPIEHLAALRAIPGLDVIRPADANETVAAWRLVMQHTDRPSALALSRQNLPTFPRGEDGYATTDGVAKGGYVLLDTDGDPDVVLVATGSEVQLAVQARDRLASDGVSARVVSMPCREWFDAQPAAYRDEVIPPHVRARVSVEAGIAQGWREVVGDAGRIVAIEHFGASADYATLYEKFHLTADAVAAAARDSIKAASELGGAGVSVFARPSGPVGPGDNPDAP from the coding sequence ATGGACGCCGTGCAGAAGGTCGGCAACGGCCACCCCGGCACCGCGATGAGCCTGGCCCCGGCCGCGTACCTGATCTACAACCGCCTGATGCGCCACGATCCAGCCGACCCCGAGTGGATTGCGCGCGACCGCTTCGTGCTCTCGTGCGGGCACTCCAGCCTGACCCAGTACATCCAGCTCTATCTGACCGGGTACGGGCTCGAGCTCACCGATCTGGAGTCCCTGCGTACGTGGGGCAGCCTCACACCCGGGCACCCGGAGCACGGCCATACGAAGGGCGTCGAGGTGACGACCGGCCCGCTGGGTCAGGGTGTCGGCAACGCCGTCGGCATGGCGATGGCTGCGCGGCGCCAACGCGGCCTGCTCGACCCGGACGCCGCAGAGGGCCAGAGCCCGTTCGATCATCACGTCTACGTGATCGCCTCGGACGGCGACCTCGAAGAGGGCGTGGCAAGCGAGGCGTCGTCGCTGGCCGGCCACCAGCAGCTCGGCAATCTCACGGTGCTCTACGACGACAACCGCATCTCGATCGAGGACGACACGGCGGTGGCGTTCTCCGAAGACGTCGCCAAGCGGTACGAGGCGTACGGCTGGCACGTTCAGACCGTCGACTGGACCAACGACGGCACCCGCTACGAGGAAGACGTCCAGGCGCTGTACGACGCGTACCGTGCGGCGGAGGCGGTCACCGACAAGCCGAGCTTCATCGTCTTGCGCACGATCATCGCGTGGCCGGCGCCCAATAAACAGAACACCGGCGCCTCGCACGGTTCTGCGCTCGGCGAGGACGAAGTGCGTGCGACCAAGGAGATCCTCGGCTTCGATCCGGATAAGACGTTCGATGTCGACCCGGACGTGATCGCGCACACCCGTAAGGCACTCGACCGCGGCCGCGAGGCGAGCACCGAGTGGGCCAATCAGTACACCACGTGGGCGGCCGCGAACCCCGAGCGCAACCGACTCCTGCAGCGGCTCGAGGCGCGTGCACTTCCCGACGGCTGGGACTCCGAGCTGCCGACGTTCCCGGCCGACGCCAAGGGCGTCGCGACCCGGAAGGCGTCCGGAGAGTTCCTGTCCGCGGCGGCGCCGAAGCTCCCCGAGCTGTGGGGAGGATCCGCCGACCTCGCCGGCTCCAACAACACCACTCCGAAGGGCGAGCCGTCCTTCCTGCCGGCCGAGCATTCGACGAAGGAGTTCTCCGGCGACGAGTACGGCCGCGTGCTCCACTTCGGCATCCGCGAGCACGGCATGGGCGCGGTCCTCAACGGCATCGCGCTCAGCGGCCTTACCCGTCCGTACGGCGGCACCTTCCTGGTGTTCAGCGACTACATGCGTCCGTCGGTACGCCTCGCGGCGCTGATGGAGCTACCGGTCACGTACGTCTGGACCCACGACTCGATCGGCCTCGGCGAGGACGGCCCGACCCACCAGCCGATCGAGCACCTGGCCGCTCTACGAGCCATCCCGGGTCTCGACGTGATCCGACCGGCCGACGCCAACGAGACGGTCGCCGCCTGGCGACTGGTCATGCAGCACACCGACCGTCCCTCGGCACTGGCCCTGAGCCGGCAGAACCTGCCGACCTTCCCTCGCGGCGAGGACGGATACGCCACGACCGACGGGGTCGCCAAGGGCGGATACGTACTCCTCGACACCGACGGCGATCCCGACGTCGTGCTGGTCGCGACCGGGTCCGAGGTACAGCTCGCCGTACAGGCACGCGACCGGCTTGCATCCGACGGCGTCAGCGCCCGAGTCGTGTCGATGCCGTGCCGTGAATGGTTCGACGCGCAGCCGGCCGCGTACCGCGACGAGGTGATCCCACCGCACGTACGTGCTCGGGTCAGCGTCGAGGCCGGCATCGCACAGGGCTGGCGCGAAGTGGTCGGCGATGCCGGTCGCATCGTCGCCATTGAGCATTTCGGCGCTTCGGCCGACTACGCGACGCTGTACGAGAAGTTCCACCTCACAGCCGACGCGGTCGCTGCGGCCGCCCGCGACAGCATCAAGGCCGCCTCCGAGCTCGGCGGCGCGGGAGTCTCGGTGTTCGCGCGCCCGTCCGGTCCGGTCGGCCCCGGCGACAATCCCGACGCGCCCTGA
- a CDS encoding heme o synthase, producing the protein MPVREVATEPTPDPTARDVVMAYVALTKPRIIELLLLTTVPVMFLAEQGVPGLWVVVATVVGGTLSAGSANALNCVVDADIDQRMRRTRRRPLPRHAVSSRSALVFGLVLGVVSTVWLGLLVNWLSSGLALAANVSYVVGYSMLLKRRTTQNIVWGGAAGCFPALIGWTAVTNELAWAPVVLFMVVFFWTPPHFWALAIRYREDYAAADVPMLPSVAPTEVVARKIVNYAWAMAATSLLLWPVTPTGWFYPAVAITLAIVFLVEAYDLLRRARTGDSIATLQPMRLFHFSNAYLALLFVAAAVDPFLR; encoded by the coding sequence GTGCCGGTACGCGAGGTCGCCACCGAGCCGACTCCGGATCCAACGGCGCGCGACGTGGTCATGGCCTACGTCGCCCTGACCAAACCGCGGATCATCGAGCTCCTCCTGCTCACGACGGTCCCGGTCATGTTCCTCGCCGAGCAGGGCGTACCAGGGCTGTGGGTCGTCGTCGCCACCGTCGTCGGCGGCACCCTGTCGGCCGGTAGCGCCAACGCCCTGAACTGCGTTGTCGACGCCGACATCGACCAGCGGATGCGCCGGACCCGCCGCCGCCCGTTGCCCCGGCACGCGGTGAGTTCGCGATCGGCCCTCGTCTTCGGCCTGGTGCTCGGCGTCGTCTCGACGGTGTGGCTGGGCCTTCTCGTCAACTGGCTGTCGTCGGGGCTCGCGCTCGCCGCGAACGTCTCGTACGTCGTCGGCTACAGCATGCTGCTCAAGCGGCGTACGACTCAGAACATCGTCTGGGGCGGGGCCGCGGGCTGCTTCCCGGCGCTGATCGGCTGGACCGCCGTCACCAACGAGCTCGCCTGGGCGCCGGTCGTGCTGTTCATGGTGGTCTTTTTCTGGACTCCGCCGCACTTCTGGGCGCTCGCGATCCGCTACCGCGAGGACTACGCGGCCGCCGATGTGCCGATGCTTCCGTCGGTTGCACCGACCGAGGTCGTAGCGCGCAAGATCGTCAACTACGCCTGGGCGATGGCCGCCACGTCCCTCCTGCTCTGGCCGGTCACACCGACCGGATGGTTCTACCCGGCCGTAGCCATCACGTTGGCGATCGTGTTCCTGGTCGAGGCGTACGACCTGCTGCGTCGGGCGCGTACCGGAGACTCGATCGCGACGCTGCAGCCGATGCGGCTGTTCCACTTCTCCAACGCGTACCTCGCCTTGCTGTTCGTTGCGGCAGCGGTCGACCCCTTCCTGCGCTGA
- a CDS encoding non-lysosomal glucosylceramidase has protein sequence MADQANVDDRIARARRFGFNVRDVPEARFTAKDESHDDGPGHGMFLGAIGGPAFSRDLNGRFSRWHLHPGMHLVADVDAAFLAVRWVDGGATRSARLRRNEVETHEVAALHPMSHEVIGLRHAPFELVVTSFSPVIPGDEDASAGPVVVMDVHAVPLPGEHRLPPIDIALFWPNLNGWRASAVTSTDRGDVAWPGLHHAGNVNQESPLDTGVCVVQSRTSAAGTQPRQGVSVAVAGGTSEYSVQQQFRLTPMATGVPDEEQAYTLAGTYDAFVRTGRLGMTPDASWEAHWHEPVGSAVAAHIDGASGPARTRFVVAFDWPEVTFGMGRTWRRRYAARAATDCVGLARKALEAGDGWLASIDAWHESTLERLTRAGWSPSVAGCVVNELNLAVSLGTAWVDGSASSPQGPEHLGLLEGFDEGYFYYNTSDLWHYAFPAIGLNWPRLADLVVSDLGDALDREITDRRPIYRPAEPRPILVADKLPHDLGNPLEDPFVRVNGYSMRDDPNTWRDSNPAYVLATVVHHRMHGIELDARTWDRLQAAAEVTARQSGDNGSVPRHDEFGDSTWDNLGLRGYSTYTTGLCAGMWAVLAQEAVARGVDPSSYERRRDVSVEVLDELWTGRCFRAASEGKYVDAVMPDSLMGVFYADVAGVGDIVSEVRIREHLSTAYDFAHRANSGGAVGPLLIAEETLREYERDGGQELQVNEVLIGSAWLFTAMLARYGLAEQASTVADAIRNVLYGDSGLQFRSPAAVNADGKFRAPLNMRPLAAWWLAALAEH, from the coding sequence ATGGCCGACCAAGCGAACGTCGACGACCGGATCGCACGTGCTCGGCGGTTCGGGTTCAACGTCCGAGACGTCCCCGAGGCCCGGTTCACGGCGAAGGACGAGAGCCACGACGACGGGCCCGGCCACGGCATGTTCCTCGGCGCGATCGGTGGACCTGCGTTCTCGCGCGATCTGAACGGCCGGTTCTCCCGCTGGCATCTCCATCCTGGTATGCACCTGGTCGCCGATGTCGACGCCGCGTTCCTGGCCGTTCGCTGGGTCGATGGTGGCGCGACGCGATCGGCCCGCCTGCGGCGGAACGAAGTCGAGACGCACGAGGTGGCCGCTCTGCACCCGATGAGCCATGAGGTGATCGGGCTGCGGCATGCACCGTTCGAGCTCGTCGTGACGTCGTTCTCGCCGGTCATCCCCGGCGACGAGGACGCGAGTGCAGGCCCGGTCGTCGTGATGGACGTACATGCGGTTCCGCTTCCGGGTGAGCATCGCCTGCCGCCGATCGACATCGCGTTGTTCTGGCCGAATCTCAACGGCTGGCGGGCGTCCGCCGTCACCTCGACCGATCGTGGCGATGTCGCCTGGCCGGGTCTCCATCACGCCGGCAACGTCAACCAGGAGTCGCCACTGGACACGGGCGTCTGCGTCGTGCAGTCGCGTACGAGCGCCGCCGGCACTCAGCCGCGTCAGGGAGTGTCGGTCGCCGTTGCCGGTGGGACCTCCGAGTACAGCGTCCAACAGCAGTTCCGGCTGACGCCGATGGCCACCGGTGTACCCGACGAGGAGCAGGCGTACACCCTCGCCGGCACCTACGACGCATTCGTGCGAACTGGTCGGCTGGGAATGACACCCGACGCGTCGTGGGAGGCACATTGGCACGAGCCGGTCGGTAGCGCGGTCGCGGCACATATCGACGGAGCATCGGGTCCCGCACGTACCCGGTTCGTCGTTGCGTTCGACTGGCCGGAGGTCACCTTCGGCATGGGACGAACCTGGAGGCGACGCTACGCGGCTCGGGCGGCGACGGACTGTGTCGGTCTGGCACGTAAGGCGCTCGAAGCGGGCGATGGCTGGCTGGCGTCGATCGACGCGTGGCACGAGTCGACGCTCGAACGCCTGACGCGAGCGGGGTGGTCGCCTTCGGTCGCGGGCTGCGTGGTCAACGAGCTCAACCTCGCCGTGTCACTCGGCACGGCTTGGGTCGACGGGTCTGCCTCATCGCCACAAGGCCCCGAGCACCTCGGTCTGCTGGAGGGGTTCGACGAGGGCTACTTCTACTACAACACCTCCGATCTGTGGCACTACGCGTTTCCGGCGATCGGCCTGAACTGGCCGCGGCTTGCCGACCTCGTCGTCTCCGATCTCGGTGATGCGCTCGACCGAGAGATCACCGATCGGCGTCCGATCTATCGACCGGCCGAACCGCGTCCGATCCTGGTGGCAGATAAGCTCCCGCACGATCTCGGCAACCCGCTCGAAGACCCGTTCGTACGCGTCAACGGTTACTCGATGCGCGACGACCCGAACACGTGGCGGGACTCCAACCCCGCGTACGTACTGGCGACCGTCGTTCATCACCGGATGCACGGCATAGAGCTCGACGCGCGGACGTGGGATCGGCTGCAGGCCGCAGCAGAGGTGACGGCAAGGCAGTCCGGCGACAACGGTTCGGTGCCGCGCCATGACGAGTTCGGCGACAGCACCTGGGACAACCTCGGGCTGCGCGGGTACTCCACCTACACAACGGGGCTGTGCGCTGGCATGTGGGCGGTGCTTGCACAGGAGGCCGTCGCCAGAGGCGTCGACCCGTCGTCGTACGAGCGGCGGCGTGACGTGAGTGTCGAAGTACTGGATGAACTGTGGACGGGACGGTGCTTCCGCGCTGCATCCGAGGGCAAGTATGTGGATGCGGTGATGCCGGACTCGTTGATGGGCGTCTTCTACGCCGATGTCGCCGGCGTCGGCGACATCGTGTCCGAGGTGCGCATACGAGAGCATCTGAGCACCGCGTACGACTTCGCTCATCGAGCCAACAGCGGCGGTGCCGTTGGGCCACTGCTGATCGCCGAGGAGACTCTTCGTGAGTACGAACGCGACGGCGGGCAGGAGCTTCAGGTCAACGAGGTGCTGATCGGTTCGGCCTGGCTCTTCACCGCGATGCTCGCGCGGTACGGGCTGGCCGAGCAGGCGAGCACCGTGGCGGACGCGATCCGAAACGTCCTGTACGGCGACAGCGGGCTGCAGTTCCGGTCGCCGGCCGCGGTGAATGCCGACGGCAAGTTCCGTGCCCCGCTGAACATGCGACCGCTCGCCGCGTGGTGGCTTGCCGCTCTCGCCGAGCACTGA